One Apodemus sylvaticus chromosome 14, mApoSyl1.1, whole genome shotgun sequence DNA window includes the following coding sequences:
- the LOC127664897 gene encoding spermatogenesis-associated protein 31D1-like, producing the protein MKKVLSILNSSILTSATESWLSFGSVFVDIYPKCIFLSALGLLFLYLRYLIRKPRQVSTQTSQGIKKQQGRAQKERRASFKEFRSFHGEARERRKLQSVVQSPCGRLYDPSYFRQALCQDPSCDVCNGATVKVRRLLSWASLEDCSASASSMASTASVTETSFTFSSSLSPSPSGYQISSFSLAPSPPPPSIISTNKLLVSLEDVLLGTPQGDSLPPEPTLPSTSLPLDYPLPHPLPKSPSMAQPASQQTEGPLRLENILSLAGSHGDRFLDAALSQDACDALSEYYQQQNGAQNSSPSQLKCFANQEIPNCHSSEDFDGGQASPQFTVPENLLRILERREESQADALTLKDREGEPFSKELAVWEKKPEPAAELQNSGDSFPLGGSRALLSELCTQASCVAQVQTSRSQLEAMPTQHFWGLPYLHSESMSCITTLSHCSSMCIWFNRTTDSPALAPSSPLPLPERQPQTLTQSQSRSIQLATPQTQLQTISVPSPSSQSQVRVCGVYFQRSQETKTLLQSEIHHLEYNMMTKEPETAWDLPSVIQKSQEEICLLPSKTSLAIQSSKIQPPRSVSPRDFPLTDGFQKKFEQHLRKRLILQRWGLPQGIYKSQLWVSPDPPESSKSSYGLCSFKHEDNKGPPDTVPIQSGSPQERYSGSVSIEQKTVKAQEQTLEIIQKYICSNSKTSLDNALPSDQEISTQDHAGGLSDKPSGTSQVSQCRKKFETAPKEHLKSHVDGTKEDQVPVTGSRSGNRPLHFSSFSLLPYVGKEENEAESPSDNKDMIIRSIRRIAASDVQQTSVVLDTTILEESKAKRPSPDVPKKMVEAGPVPLGKSLNSSKIIQGPQGTKMDDKHVFVSNKVSNIIKEQLGSLQPQPTKTSNASPCKSAKEADGNPPKVESTVLAGGAPEEISGPQESQASDFSCQVFKEEKFEPESSQPIQEPEPPKEVLLVSDKLIYKPLPIHDQNPFSAPMNTAQAQPQEPWMPSHALGKGQTKDSPLPVKRLWPAKKTEELGSGVTGPETLQPSGKSYQAQDSPTPGNHGKRPIPSMPVKALSPPEHQFRKHVKHFFQWLSPDRKCKGQEALLKKDASPPSPAHDPELKGRATFPGNTVAQKAVRDFGKVQKEQPGHRHGAADTMRPRVPLSPPTKPVKTKPKKEYWVPTDPVQGRQFHPQAPFSKAPSPRFHNQAAVFVGQKRCVAEKARQLQKCEALQPRLPASHRESELRQNLLLSRAGKVPRGTPPFAVGTMLADMSRLCEQKILSQNFSGKGFVLQK; encoded by the exons ATGAAGAAAGTTCTCTCCATTCTCAATAGCTCCATTCTGACGAGCGCTACGGAGTCATGGTTGAGCTTTGGCTCAGTCTTCGTGGACATTTACCCCAAATGCATCTTTCTGAGTGCACTAGGGCTGCTGTTTTTGTACCTAAGGTACCTGATACGGAAACCCAGACAGGTTTCCACACAGACCAGCCAAGGAATCAAGAAG CAACAGGGCAGAgctcagaaggaaagaagagcATCGTTTAAGG AATTCAGAAGCTTCCATGGAGAAGCACGGGAGCGGAGGAAGCTGCAGTCTGTTGTGCAAAG CCCCTGTGGACGGCTCTACGACCCCTCCTACTTCCGGCAAGCGCTTTGTCAGGATCCCAGCTGTGATGTGTGCAACGGAGCGACAGTGAAGGTCAGGAGACTGCTCTCGTGGGCCAGCCTAGAGGACTGCTCTGCCTCTGCATCCAGCATGGCTTCCACAGCTTCTGTGACTGAGACCTCattcactttctcttcttccctctccccaagCCCTTCAGGATATCAGATCTCATCGTTTTCACTTgcaccttctccccctcccccctccattaTCTCAACTAACAAGCTT CTTGTCTCCTTAGAAGATGTTCTTTTGGGCACACCACAGGGTGATTCTCTGCCACCAGAACCCACTCTCCCAAGCACTAGCTTACCACTGGATTACCCCTTACCTCACCCACTTCCCAAGTCTCCTTCCATGGCACAGCCTGCCTCTCAGCAAACGGAAGGACCTTTAAGACTGGAAAACATTCTGTCCTTGGCTGGCAGCCATGGTGACAGGTTTCTCGATGCAGCACTGAGTCAGGATGCTTGTGATGCCTTGTCAGAGTACTACCAGCAGCAGAACGGTGCGCAGAACTCCTCCCCATCCCAGTTAAAATGCTTCGCTAACCAAGAGATACCCAACTGCCACTCTTCTGAAGATTTTGATGGGGGACAAGCCTCACCCCAATTCACAGTGCCTGAAAACCTCCTGAGAATACTTGAGAGACGAGAGGAAAGCCAGGCTGACGCTCTTACCCTgaaggacagggaaggagaacCTTTCTCAAAGGAACTTGCAGTTTgggagaaaaagccagagccagcTGCTGAGCTACAGAACTCGGGGGACTCCTTTCCTCTAGGGGGCAGCAGAGCCCTACTCAGCGAGCTGTGTACGCAAGCAAGCTGTGTTGCTCAAGTGCAGACCTCTAGAAGCCAGTTAGAGGCAATGCCCACGCAGCACTTCTGGGGCCTCCCTTATCTCCACAGTGAGTCCATGAGCTGCATCACTACCCTGTCTCACTGCTCCTCCATGTGCATCTGGTTTAACAGAACCACAGACTCCCCGGCCCTGGCTCCCTCCTCACCCCTGCCCTTGCCTGAAAGACAACCACAGACCTTGACTCAGTCTCAGTCCCGAAGCATCCAGCTTGCCACGCCCCAGACCCAGCTTCAAACAATCTCAGTGCCATCACCTTCCTCTCAATCTCAGGTTAGGGTTTGTGGTGTGTATTTTCAAAGATCCCAGGAGACAAAAACTCTGTTGCAATCAGAAATCCACCACCTAGAGTACAACATGATGACAAAGGAACCAGAGACAGCGTGGGATTTACCCTCTGTGATCCAAAAATCTCAGGAAGAAAtttgtctccttccttccaaGACCTCCTTGGCCATACAGTCCTCCAAGATCCAACCTCCCAGGTCTGTTTCTCCCAGAGACTTCCCCCTGACTGACGGGTTCCAGAAGAAGTTCGAGCAACATCTTCGAAAGAGGCTCATCCTGCAGCGCTGGGGCCTGCCTCAGGGGATCTATAAGTCTCAGCTGTGGGTGAGTCCTGACCCTCCAGAATCATCTAAGAGCAGCTATGGGCTCTGTAGCTTTAAGCATGAAGACAACAAAGGCCCGCCCGACACTGTGCCAATCCAATCTGGGAGCCCCCAAGAGAGGTACTCAGGGTCTGTCTCTATAGAGCAAAAAACAGTAAAGGCACAAGAACAGACTCTAGAGATTATCCAAAAATATATCTGTAGTAATTCCAAGACTTCTCTAGACAATGCCCTGCCATCTGACCAGGAGATAAGCACACAAGACCACGCAGGTGGTCTGTCAGACAAACCTTCAGGGACCTCACAGGTGAGCCAGTGTCGGAAAAAGTTTGAAACTGCCCCGAAAGAACATTTGAAAAGCCATGTCGATGGAACCAAGGAGGATCAGGTCCCTGTCACTGGATCTAGATCAGGGAACCGTCCTCTTCACTTTAGCTCCTTTTCACTTTTGCCTTACGTGggcaaggaagaaaatgaagctgAGAGCCCTTCTGATAACAAGGATATGATTATCAGGAGCATACGTAGAATAGCAGCGTCTGACGTGCAGCAGACATCTGTTGTCTTAGACACCACCATCCTGGAGGAGTCAAAGGCCAAAAGACCCAGCCCAGATGTGCCCAAAAAGATGGTTGAGGCTGGCCCTGTGCCATTGGGTAAGAGCCTAAATTCTAGCAAAATAATCCAGGGACCTCAGGGAACAAAGATGGATGACAAACATGTATTTGTATCCAACAAGGTCAGTAACATAATCAAAGAACAGCTCGGTAGCCTTCAACCACAACCTACCAAGACTTCGAATGCTAGCCCGTGCAAGAGCGCCAAAGAGGCAGATGGGAATCCACCAAAAGTAGAAAGTACTGTGTTGGCTGGAGGGGCCCCAGAAGAAATATCAGGTCCCCAGGAAAGTCAGGCATCTGACTTCAGTTGTCAGGTGTTCAAGGAAGAGAAATTTGAACCAGAAAGCAGTCAGCCCATCCAAGAGCCAGAGCCCCCAAAAGAAGTGCTCCTTGTCTCTGATAAACTCATATACAAACCTTTACCCATTCATGATCAGAACCCTTTCAGTGCTCCCATGAACACTGCCCAGGCGCAGCCACAGGAACCCTGGATGCCTTCTCACGCCTTAGGCAAGGGCCAGACCAAGGACAGCCCTCTACCTGTCAAGAGGTTGTGGCCCGCAAAGAAGACAGAAGAGCTTGGTTCAGGGGTCACAGGGCCTGAGACATTACAACCCAGTGGGAAGAGTTACCAGGCACAGGACAGTCCGACCCCGGGGAATCATGGGAAAAGGCCCATCCCATCGATGCCAGTGAAGGCTCTGTCTCCTCCTGAACATCAGTTCAGGAAGCACGTCAAACACTTTTTCCAGTGGCTTTCTCCTGACAGAAAATGCAAAGGACAGGAAGCACTTCTGAAAAAGGATGCTTCCCCACCGTCACCAGCGCACGACCCGGAACTAAAGGGGAGAGCTACCTTTCCTGGCAACACTGTAGCTCAGAAAGCCGTGAGAGACTTTGGGAAGGTCCAAAAGGAGCAACCCGGGCACAGGCATGGTGCAGCAGATACCATGCGCCCCCGCGTTCCCTTATCTCCGCCCACCAAGCCTGTGAAAACTAAGCCGAAGAAAGAGTATTGGGTCCCCACAGACCCAGTCCAGGGACGCCAGTTCCATCCCCAAGCACCATTCTCTAAAGCGCCAAGTCCCAGGTTCCACAATCAGGCCGCTGTTTTTGTTGGTCAAAAGAGATGCGTGGCAGAAAAGGCCAGACAGCTCCAGAAATGTGAGGCTTTACAGCCTCGCCTGCCTGCGTCCCACAGAGAGTCAGAACTGCGCCAAAATCTCCTATTGAGTCGGGCTGGGAAAGTTCCTAGGGGGACGCCCCCCTTCGCTGTAGGAACTATGTTGGCAGACATGTCTCGGTTATGTGAACAGAAAATTCTGTCTCAGAATTTCAGTGGAAAAGGTTTTGTTCTCCAGAAATAA
- the LOC127665044 gene encoding spermatogenesis-associated protein 31D1-like: MENILSSLSGLSETWLTLGSASYHIDLNHTLLSGLGLLLLYIWYLIWRLLVQTLRRKKNAPKVRKCGEFPRETLCGGTCQRDSEQRELQTSQQSSLEEASEATCNEPLLHRDPLFPVCDRSGDVGHQLSPAVLKDGAASHLCLASTAPGTKASFFPPSLLTGNQAGHPAPACPPEPLRLAQSVLSPNRFAALKGSYSSTPQSDLMTPASTLPSNPPFLPDPTPTYPLASFPLPTKEVQKSEVVFQPETTSSPVDGLNKMSTNVPPAKGTALPEASPQQSAADSPLSSNSEHSFNQHLPPHDVSQAPLQGDARADHLEPGYLFFPNSDALRLFQRLDKKGCDFLTAKEEQGEEDKGCFIKAPGSSDKMPSGETLVKPQDLMASRSASSEGKLTPQALPRFKTSEDHEELKPAQLFWGPPSLHSEALRPTSTTSYDRSSALVCFNSMAEASVADYSHAVMLPTPLSVCRPQTWPQTAPQSQSPLQRDPPAESQPQPQPQSPVSVLTLSSQSELRDCGVHFHRPQGDEPSLSPSAVQCLEYNILKKEQERVWGLPLVIQKSQDTFCPSPPKLLLGNRSSKACTPKAILPGDFPLTSELEKKLEHHLRKRLIQHRWGLPQRIDESLSLMSPQSELIDFSESRKNRGLSWITFFKYLGNRDSRATGTRGSGRSHSRTPESHSLQETGVKERTYSQDVGQNAHPQGKLQEASQNSLQSHSKPHQKSCAGRQPPKHSSPSQASQGQKGIENVLEKHLNKKVREISGGEIPVAVDRSRHSTNVANTPQPPPETSTRQRKDLGPLAHEEDRWTKHPHCLSLSHSQEKMLEEHITAFGRRMAFGLPQRVEESLESYLTKAEPSHPFPQQHVRAHCVPGADSDKPSKLLQRNTTGDRTGTVHSVPTQQRPLPATSPVGHSQPASENKKVCVDKDLSTAPRGREPPQRWTDSMADKGVLQQSGSDNRPGPELPMSPGGPTHESLASSTHTQGSQGERESWEDGSVAEGSTQRHEGEQLPGPHPQSTQIVKGTQGLCSPGSHVTASQSLQGMPVPHSSETPDSKSQVSTEVLANSEGGTHIQVPATPLAPEEMTSKPQGPSSGDMTVSQVLHVHLPTVGISMESPQGPWVPAYVSGKRKNKDCPPGSRALPPLATEAGKLGGGDAGLGTSQSRGKGHCVQPRASEETQGHTSSPALTPRSQPLENQLTSQVKGFWQRLSPGRKHKGQEKSLARGCSPLTSVKGTSLTKGRCELCGNTESQKCGREPGTVLRRQLGYRHGTVIPCPQAPVSPLGSEKAQQEVQLQAQTEPVQRLPHLCCKASCSQVQRAESCSPGQGQTAPEGCGTTGKAKRVESSPVHASPPKSYM, encoded by the exons ATGGAGAACATTCTCTCATCTCTGAGTGGCCTCTCTGAGACATGGCTGACCCTTGGCTCAGCTTCCTACCACATAGACCTCAACCACACTCTTCTGAGTGGACTGGGGCTGCTGCTTCTGTACATCTGGTACCTGATATGGAGACTGCTTGTACAGACGTTGCGGAGAAAGAAAAATGCCCCAAAGGTAAGGAAGTGTGGTGAGTTCCCAAGAGAGACTCTTT GTGGGGGGACTTGCCAGAGAGATTCAGAGCAGAGGGAGCTGCAGACAAGCCAGCAGAG CTCTCTGGAAGAGGCTTCCGAGGCCACCTGCAATGAACCACTGCTACACAGAGATCCCCTCTTCCCTGTGTGCGATAGATCTGGCGATGTTGGTCATCAGCTGTCCCCGGCCGTCCTCAAAGATGGTGCTGCCTCTCACTTGTGCTTGGCCTCCACAGCTCCTGGGACAAAGGCCTCATTCTTTCCACCCTCTCTGCTCACAGGAAACCAGGCAGGGCATCCGGCTCCAGCCTGTCCACCGGAGCCTTTAAGGCTGGCTCAGTCTGTCCTCTCACCGAACCGCTTTGCCGCCCTAAAAGGCTCCTACTCCTCCACACCACAGAGTGACCTGATGACACCAGCGTCTACACTTCCCTCGAACCCTCCATTTCTCCCCGACCCCACCCCAACCTATCCACTtgcctcttttcctcttccaacAAAAGAAGTGCAGAAGTCAGAAGTGGTCTTCCAACCGGAAACCACTAGTTCTCCGGTGGACGGACTCAATAAGATGTCCACTAATGTCCCACCAGCCAAAGGCACTGCGCTGCCAGAGGCCTCCCCGCAGCAGTCTGCTGCTGACAGCCCGTTATCTTCAAACTCGGAACACTCCTTTAACCAGCATCTCCCACCCCACGATGTTTCTCAGGCCCCTTTGCAGGGAGACGCAAGGGCCGACCATCTAGAGCCTGGATACCTTTTTTTCCCTAACTCTGATGCCCTGAGACTGTTCCAAAGGCTAGACAAGAAGGGGTGTGATTTCCTGACGGCAAAGgaagagcagggagaggaggacaAAGGATGTTTTATAAAGGCACCCGGTTCTTCAGACAAGATGCCATCAGGAGAGACGTTGGTCAAGCCTCAGGATCTGATGGCTTCTCGTTCAGCAAGCAGCGAAGGCAAGCTCACGCCCCAGGCGCTCCCTCGCTTCAAGACTTCTGAAGACCACGAGGAGCTGAAGCCTGCCCAGCTCTTTTGGGGCCCCCCATCTCTACACAGTGAGGCCCTGCGCCCTACTTCTACCACCTCGTACGACCGTTCATCGGCATTAGTGTGCTTCAACAGTATGGCCGAGGCCTCCGTTGCTGACTATTCCCATGCAGTGATGCTTCCCACACCTCTGTCTGTGTGCCGaccacagacatggccacagacCGCACCCCAGTCTCAGTCTCCTCTCCAACGTGACCCTCCTGCTGAGTCACAGCCTCAGCCTCAACCCCAGTCCCCAGTCTCGGTCTTGACACTTTCTTCTCAATCCGAGCTGAGGGACTGTGGGGTGCATTTTCACAGGCCCCAGGGAGACGAGCCGTCTCTCAGTCCTTCTGCAGTGCAGTGCTTGGAGTACAACATCTTAAAAAAGGAACAGGAGAGGGTGTGGGGTTTACCCCTGGTGATCCAAAAATCCCAGGATACTTTTTGTCCTTCGCCCCCCAAGCTCTTGTTGGGAAATCGTTCCTCCAAGGCCTGCACTCCGAAGGCCATCCTTCCCGGAGACTTCCCCCTCACCAGTGAGCTGGAGAAGAAACTAGAACACCATCTCCGAAAGAGACTCATCCAACACCGCTGGGGCCTGCCCCAAAGGATCGATGAGTCCCTGTCACTCATGAGTCCCCAGTCAGAACTAATCGACTTCTCCGAGTCAAGGAAGAACCGTGGACTCTCCTGGATCACTTTTTTTAAGTACCTTGGCAACCGAGACTCACGGGCCACTGGAACTCGAGGATCTGGAAGATCTCACAGTCGGACGCCTGAAAGTCATTCTCTGCAGGAGACAGGGGTCAAAGAACGGACATACAGTCAAGATGTGGGTCAGAATGCCCACCCGCAGGGTAAACTTCAGGAGGCCTCACAAAACAGTCTGCAGTCTCACTcgaagccacaccagaagagtTGTGCAGGCAGGCAGCCTCCCAAGCATTCAAGCCCTTCACAGGCGAGCCAGGGACAGAAAGGAATTGAAAATGTCCTGGAAAAACACCTGAACAAGAAAGTCAGGGAAATCAGTGGGGGTGAGATCCCTGTCGCCGTGGACAGGTCGAGGCATTCTACAAACGTGGCGAACACGCCACAGCCTCCACCTGAGACCTCCACCAGACAAAGGAAAGATCTGGGACCACTGGCCCATGAGGAGGACAGATGGACAAAGCACCCACACTGCTTGTCGCTCAGTCATAGCCAAGAGAAGATGCTGGAAGAACACATAACAGCCTTCGGGAGGAGGATGGCGTTTGGCCTTCCACAAAGAGTTGAGGAGTCCTTAGAATCCTACTTGACAAAAGCAGAGCCGTCTCACCCTTTCCCTCAGCAACACGTTCGAGCCCACTGCGTTCCTGGAGCAGACTCTGACAAGCCCTCCAAGCTCCTCCAGAGAAACACTACTGGAGATAGAACAGGGACAGTGCATTCAGTCCCCACCCAACAGAGGCCTCTCCCTGCTACCTCGCCTGTGGGCCACAGCCAGCCAGCCTCTGAGAACAAGAAGGTATGTGTAGATAAAGACCTCAGCACAGCCCCAAGGGGCAGAGAGCCGCCCCAGCGCTGGACAGACAGTATGGCAGACAAAGGCGTCCTGCAACAGTCTGGATCAGACAACAGACCTGGCCCAGAGCTGCCCATGAGCCCAGGTGGGCCAACGCATGAGAGCCtggcttccagcacccacacccaGGGGTctcagggagaaagggagagctgGGAGGACGGCTCCGTGGCTGAGGGGTCCACGCAGCGACACGAGGGAGAGCAACTCCCTGGTCCTCACCCACAGTCCACTCAGATTGTGAAAGGCACCCAAGGCCTGTGCTCCCCAGGGAGCCATGTGACTGCATCTCAGTCCCTGCAGGGAATGCCAGTTCCCCACAGCTCTGAGACCCCTGACTCTAAAAGTCAGGTGTCCACAGAAGTCCTGGCGAACTCAGAGGGCGGGACACACATTCAAGTGCCTGCCACGCCCTTGGCCCCAGAAGAAATGACTTCCAAGCCCCAGGGCCCCTCCAGTGGGGACATGACAGTTTCTCAGGTGCTGCATGTGCACTTGCCCACTGTGGGCATCAGCATGGAGTCACCGCAGGGTCCCTGGGTCCCTGCATATGTCTCAGGCAAGAGGAAGAACAAAGACTGTCCCCCAGGCTCCAGAGCATTGCCCCCACTGGCAACTGAAGCTGGAAAGCTCGGTGGGGGGGATGCAGGCTTGGGGACATCccagagcagagggaagggacACTGTGTTCAGCCCAGGGCATCAGAAGAAACACAAGGACACACATCTTCCCCAGCACTGACACCTAGGAGTCAGCCTCTGGAAAATCAGCTCACCAGCCAGGTGAAGGGCTTCTGGCAGAGGCTGTCCCCTGGGAGGAAACACAAAGGACAGGAAAAGTCCCTGGCCAGGGGCTGCTCCCCACTGACATCTGTGAAGGGCACAAGCCTCACCAAAGGAAGATGTGAGCTTTGTGGGAACACGGAATCTCAGAAATGTGGGAGAGAGCCTGGGACGGTCCTGAGGAGACAGCTGGGGTACAGGCATGGGACAGTCATTCCCTGCCCCCAGGCACCCGTGTCTCCCCTCGGGtctgagaaggctcagcaggaggTGCAACTGCAGGCTCAGACAGAGCCTGTGCAGAGGCTGCCCCACTTGTGCTGCAAAGCTTCCTGCTCTCAAGTGCAAAGGGCTGAGTCCTGCAGCCCAGGACAGGGGCAGACAGCCCCTGAGGGGTGTGGCACTACAGGAAAAGCTAAGAGGGTGGAGTCCTCCCCTGTGCATGCTTCCCCACCGAAGTCCTATATGTAG